The Vagococcus penaei genome includes the window GCTCAGAGCAACAAAATCAAATAGAAGTCACGACAACTTCAGCAACGAATCAATCAGAAACAACTAACACAGAGGTAGTCGTTGAGACAACTTTAGCTGATACTAAGGTGACTGGTCACACGATTTCATCACCAATTGTTGGTGTCATCTATACATCAAGTGAACCAAATCAACCACCTTTTAAAAAAATAGGCGACCGTGTAGAAGTTGGTGAGACGCTCTGTATTGTCGAAGCAATGAAAATTATGAATGAAATTAAAAGTGATCAGGCCGGTATTATCGGTGATATTTTAATTAACAATGAAGATGTGGTTGAATATGGACAACCATTATTTACAATTATTTAGGAGGCTATTAACATGCAGTTAAATTGTCAAGAAATTATGGAAATTATTCCGAACCGTTACCCAATTATGATGGTTGATAAAGTGACCGAATTAGAACCAGGAAAATATGTTAAAGCAATTAAAAATGTTACTTATAACGAACATTTTTTTCCAGGGCATTTTCCGGGAGAACCAGTCATGCCAGGCGTACTTATTTTAGAAGCATTAGCACAAACAGGATCAATTCCTTTATTAAAGAGTGATGAATT containing:
- the accB gene encoding acetyl-CoA carboxylase biotin carboxyl carrier protein, yielding MSFSEIKELIELFDTSSIRELDLTTESTRLYLSKNNHARQPVSSEQQNQIEVTTTSATNQSETTNTEVVVETTLADTKVTGHTISSPIVGVIYTSSEPNQPPFKKIGDRVEVGETLCIVEAMKIMNEIKSDQAGIIGDILINNEDVVEYGQPLFTII
- the fabZ gene encoding 3-hydroxyacyl-ACP dehydratase FabZ, translated to MQLNCQEIMEIIPNRYPIMMVDKVTELEPGKYVKAIKNVTYNEHFFPGHFPGEPVMPGVLILEALAQTGSIPLLKSDEFQGKTGYLGGIDKVKFRQKVVPGDVLVMEMEIIKRKGNIGVGKATASVEGKVVCQALMTFIIGA